The DNA sequence CAGCGAGACCAATCACCAACGCGCCGCCAAGCAGATACGCGAAATACGCGGAGATGAACGCCGCAACATTCAATAGGATACGGCTGATCAAAGGCAGCTCGCTGCCTACCTCCTTGAAGAGGCCGGCCAGAGACGGGAGAACAAAGTTAATGAGGATGAAGACAGCGACAAGCGCAACCACGAGCACGGTCAACGGATACGCCAGAGACTTCTGGATCTTCTTCGCCAGGGCCGACTCCTTCTCCATATAGTTGGCGATGTGCCGCAGCATCACGGGGAGGTTGCCGGTCTCCTCGGCAATGGCCGCCAGTTTCAAGAATACCGGCGGGAAGATGTCGGGATGGCGAGCGCAAGAGGCGGAGAAGAGCGACCCTGACTGCAGGTCACCGATGATGGCAATGACGACTTTCCTGACGGAGGCCTTGGTGACCTGGTCCTGAAGCAGCTCCAGAGCAGGAAGGATGGAAACGCCGGCGTCCAGGAGCGACGCGAGCTGCCTGCTGAGGTTGATGACGTCTTCCCGCTTGACGCCGAAGAGGGTCGGGACCGCTTCGTCCAGCGTCATGGGCGGACGATGCACCTTGAGGCGCACAACGGTGAGATTGGACTCCCAGAGGCGCTCTTCGGCTATGGCCTCAGACTCCGCCTCAATGGTGCCCCGTACAGATTCTCCCGCCGGAGAGACTGCTTCATACTTGTACTGCATATCCAGTCACGAGAGGCCGCGCGTATCCAGCCGGTTGCCCTCCGCTTCAGACGAATACGAGAAGAACATGCGACAGAACGCGGAAGCCCGCACGCGGATGTGGCCCACGCCTACGTAATAGCGAAGACGTTGCGGAGCACTTCACTGGGAGTAGTGATGCCGTCGCGTGCCTTCAGCATCCCATCCCGCCGCATGGTGATCATGCCCTCGCGCAGGGCCTGGGCGCGAATCTCACTGGCCGAAGCGCCCTTGGCCACGAGCTGACGTATCTGCTCCGTGATGGGGAGCATCTCAAAGACGCCGACGCGGCCCATATAGCCCGTCTGGCCGCAAAAGTTGCAGCCGCGTCCGTACGTGAAGTCGGTCCGGACCTCGCTCATC is a window from the Dehalococcoidia bacterium genome containing:
- a CDS encoding type II secretion system F family protein, which codes for MQYKYEAVSPAGESVRGTIEAESEAIAEERLWESNLTVVRLKVHRPPMTLDEAVPTLFGVKREDVINLSRQLASLLDAGVSILPALELLQDQVTKASVRKVVIAIIGDLQSGSLFSASCARHPDIFPPVFLKLAAIAEETGNLPVMLRHIANYMEKESALAKKIQKSLAYPLTVLVVALVAVFILINFVLPSLAGLFKEVGSELPLISRILLNVAAFISAYFAYLLGGALVIGLAAYMYLRTPQGVHNKDRFFLSAPIVRTLVVNSNMARLTRTMALLMQAGIPVMDVLNLAVGTPLNQVLRDALVAVCDNIRAGQSISQAFAAQKAFPKMASQLIAVGEQTGRLGTNLETLAAFYESEADQAMASAIGFIEPALILVVGGIVAFIAISVISPIYSAIQTVR